In Nitrosococcus oceani ATCC 19707, the following proteins share a genomic window:
- a CDS encoding M42 family metallopeptidase → MYNYRMDSMSYERLFAQIEDLVLRHSPSGAEQEIDGWLLERFTALGQTVWQDAAGNIVVKVRGKNPGAIAITAHKDEIGAIVKTSNSQGQVEVRKLGGAFPWVYGEGVVDLLGDHACISGILSFGSRHVSHESPQKVQQDQAPLQWQHAWVETKCTQKELEAAGVRSGTRMVVGKHRKRPFRLKDYIASYTLDNKASVAILLALAQKLHKPLVDVYLVASAKEEVGAIGALYFSRCHSLDALIALEICPLAPEYFIKEGTAPVLLSQDGYGLYDEGLNGLIRQAAARREIPLQLAVISGFGSDGSIAMKYGHVPRAACLGFPTQNTHGYEIAHLGAIAHCIEILYAYCTQTEEG, encoded by the coding sequence GTGTATAATTATCGTATGGATTCGATGAGTTATGAACGGCTATTTGCGCAGATAGAAGATCTGGTCTTGCGCCATTCTCCCAGTGGGGCCGAGCAAGAAATAGATGGATGGTTGTTAGAACGTTTCACGGCGTTAGGGCAGACTGTCTGGCAAGATGCCGCGGGCAACATTGTTGTGAAAGTTAGGGGGAAAAATCCCGGGGCAATCGCGATTACCGCCCATAAGGATGAAATTGGCGCAATCGTGAAAACTAGTAATAGCCAAGGGCAAGTGGAGGTGCGGAAGCTAGGCGGCGCTTTCCCCTGGGTCTACGGAGAAGGGGTAGTGGATTTGTTAGGCGACCATGCCTGCATTAGCGGTATTCTTTCGTTTGGTTCCCGCCATGTTTCCCATGAGAGCCCGCAGAAAGTCCAGCAAGATCAGGCGCCACTGCAATGGCAGCATGCCTGGGTGGAAACCAAATGCACGCAAAAAGAGCTGGAGGCCGCCGGAGTGCGTTCAGGTACGCGGATGGTGGTGGGAAAACACCGCAAGCGCCCCTTCCGCCTTAAGGATTACATTGCCAGTTATACGTTGGATAACAAGGCTTCAGTGGCGATTTTGCTGGCATTGGCGCAGAAGCTTCATAAACCCTTAGTAGATGTTTATTTGGTGGCCTCTGCCAAGGAAGAAGTGGGAGCAATAGGAGCGCTTTACTTTAGCCGGTGTCATTCTCTGGATGCTTTGATTGCTTTGGAGATATGTCCCTTGGCGCCTGAATATTTCATCAAAGAAGGCACCGCTCCTGTGCTGCTTTCCCAGGACGGTTATGGTCTTTACGATGAGGGACTCAATGGACTTATCAGGCAAGCCGCGGCCCGGCGAGAAATCCCCTTGCAACTGGCGGTGATTAGCGGTTTCGGCAGTGATGGTTCCATTGCCATGAAATATGGCCACGTGCCACGGGCCGCTTGTTTAGGTTTCCCTACCCAAAACACACATGGTTATGAGATCGCCCATTTAGGCGCCATTGCCCATTGTATTGAAATACTTTACGCCTACTGCACCCAGACGGAGGAGGGTTAG
- a CDS encoding MarR family winged helix-turn-helix transcriptional regulator: protein MDKQKLFQLLERVGTLLRAEERKSATTLNLHPAHLQVLRYLAQCNRYSDTPMAVSEYLGTTKGTTSQSLLVLQRQGYLRKKSDPKDRRVVHLELMPKGRALTRKLALLANKEKTLAGLATAELQVTQQVLERLLCDLQKANHHRTFGQCHTCRYLLTTHDKQLFRCGLTQELLRAEETLKICQDHAFPSPSRSLEITAN from the coding sequence ATGGACAAGCAAAAGCTGTTTCAGCTACTAGAGCGTGTTGGCACCCTGCTGCGGGCAGAAGAACGTAAATCGGCAACGACACTAAACCTACATCCGGCTCATCTCCAAGTTTTACGTTATCTTGCCCAATGTAATCGGTACAGCGATACACCTATGGCGGTATCAGAGTATCTTGGCACCACCAAGGGTACAACTTCCCAATCATTGTTGGTATTACAACGGCAAGGATACCTCCGAAAAAAATCCGATCCGAAAGATCGGCGCGTCGTCCATTTAGAACTCATGCCGAAGGGCCGGGCACTTACCAGAAAACTTGCTTTATTGGCCAATAAGGAAAAAACCCTAGCCGGGTTAGCCACGGCAGAATTGCAAGTCACTCAGCAAGTTCTGGAACGATTGTTATGCGATCTTCAAAAAGCAAATCACCACCGCACCTTTGGCCAATGCCATACCTGCCGGTATTTGCTAACGACCCATGACAAACAGCTTTTCCGTTGTGGCCTAACCCAGGAACTGCTCAGGGCGGAAGAAACTCTAAAGATTTGCCAGGATCATGCCTTCCCCTCCCCTTCCCGCAGCCTGGAAATTACAGCAAATTAA
- a CDS encoding protoglobin domain-containing protein, with amino-acid sequence MGEKEIPGYTYGTQAVAKSPVSLEDFDLLKKTVLFTEEDEKYLRLAGEVLGDQVEEVLDLWYGFVGSHPHLVRYFSDLQGEPDSSYLAAVRKRFAQWILDTCNRTYDQDWLNYQHEIGLRHYHTKKNKTDNVQSVPIISYRYLITFIYPITATIKPFLEKKGHSAEEVEKMHQAWFKSLLLQVTLWTNPYLRQEDY; translated from the coding sequence ATGGGCGAGAAAGAAATACCGGGTTATACTTATGGAACGCAGGCAGTAGCTAAATCCCCTGTTTCCTTGGAGGATTTTGATCTCCTCAAAAAGACAGTGCTCTTTACTGAAGAGGATGAAAAATACTTACGTCTTGCTGGCGAAGTGTTAGGGGACCAAGTTGAGGAGGTTCTGGATTTATGGTATGGCTTTGTCGGTTCTCATCCTCATCTAGTGCGCTATTTTAGCGACCTGCAGGGTGAGCCTGATAGTAGCTATTTAGCTGCCGTACGCAAGCGTTTCGCTCAGTGGATTTTGGATACTTGTAACCGCACCTATGATCAGGATTGGCTTAACTACCAGCATGAAATTGGTCTGAGGCACTATCATACCAAGAAAAATAAGACAGATAATGTGCAGTCCGTGCCTATCATTAGTTATCGCTATTTGATTACCTTTATTTATCCCATTACGGCTACCATTAAACCGTTTTTGGAGAAAAAAGGCCATAGTGCGGAGGAAGTTGAAAAAATGCACCAGGCTTGGTTTAAATCGTTGCTGCTCCAGGTGACTTTATGGACTAATCCTTACCTGCGTCAGGAGGACTACTGA
- a CDS encoding nitrosocyanin, with protein MKITKAIFISFALGLLLMGTAQAKDVKAQSFTVVINAYDTNIPKLEVEGVTVKDIRAFNVLNEPEALVVRKGTPVEITVENKSPISEGFSIDAYGISEVIKAGETKTIKFKADKAGAFTIWCQLHPMNIHLPGSLNVVEK; from the coding sequence ATGAAAATAACTAAAGCTATATTTATAAGTTTTGCTCTTGGGCTGTTACTGATGGGCACAGCGCAAGCAAAGGATGTGAAAGCACAAAGTTTTACAGTTGTTATCAATGCTTATGATACGAATATTCCGAAGCTTGAGGTGGAAGGAGTAACCGTTAAGGATATTCGCGCCTTTAATGTGCTTAATGAGCCCGAGGCGCTGGTTGTTCGGAAAGGAACTCCAGTAGAGATTACCGTAGAAAATAAGTCCCCCATTAGTGAGGGGTTCTCCATCGACGCTTATGGCATCTCGGAAGTCATTAAAGCAGGAGAGACCAAAACCATTAAATTCAAGGCTGACAAGGCCGGCGCTTTCACTATTTGGTGCCAGCTCCATCCCATGAATATCCATCTGCCTGGTTCCTTGAATGTCGTCGAAAAATAA